One window from the genome of Haloprofundus halobius encodes:
- a CDS encoding acyl-CoA synthetase, with amino-acid sequence MVWQIMPRYESYEQARREFAWNLPDRYNPATDFLRKHDDTERVALRYENPDGPSETYTFRDLDDRSDRLAAAFAELGIEAGDRVGVVVPQKPENPITHLANWKLGAVSVPLTVLFGPDALEYRLVDSGARAVVVDPAVRDEIDEIRDACPDLEHVVELGTEVHGDAHAFDRLVADHDTGIDAYDSTPETPSAIMYTSGSTGPPKGVLHSHALWLGRAAAAYNYFDQGLHDATLWTPADWAWGAALGGTLFAALHHGCTIVGWPRDGFDPDDVFGLMARHGVTKAFMPPTALRMLMTVGDPTERYDLSVETLAAVGEPLTPEILEWVDETFDDVPVNEFYGQTELNLVVGNSSNWFEAQPGSMGKPLPGYDVAVVDQETRERLPTGEPGELAVRPADERLFFDEYWGLPEKTAAKKLDGGWFLTDDIVTQDGEGYLWFVSRADDVILTSGYRVGPMEVEKAILQHPAVEQAGVVGVPDDTRGEAIKAFVQPTGETTDEEKLREEIEKLVRERLAAYEYPRYIEFADELPTTSTGKIRRLDLREGDER; translated from the coding sequence ATGGTTTGGCAAATCATGCCACGGTACGAGAGCTACGAGCAGGCGCGGCGGGAGTTCGCGTGGAACCTCCCGGACCGGTACAACCCGGCGACGGACTTCCTCCGGAAACACGACGACACAGAGCGCGTCGCGCTCCGCTACGAGAACCCCGACGGGCCGTCGGAGACGTACACGTTTCGCGACCTCGACGACCGCTCGGATCGCCTCGCCGCCGCGTTCGCGGAGTTGGGTATCGAGGCGGGCGACCGCGTCGGCGTCGTCGTCCCGCAGAAGCCCGAGAACCCGATCACGCATCTCGCGAACTGGAAGCTCGGGGCGGTGTCAGTACCGCTGACCGTCCTCTTCGGGCCGGACGCCCTCGAATACCGCCTCGTCGACAGCGGTGCCAGAGCCGTCGTCGTCGACCCCGCGGTCCGCGACGAAATCGACGAGATTCGCGACGCGTGTCCCGACCTCGAACACGTCGTCGAACTCGGTACTGAGGTCCACGGCGACGCGCACGCCTTCGACCGACTCGTCGCCGACCACGACACCGGCATCGACGCCTACGACTCGACGCCGGAGACGCCGAGCGCCATCATGTACACGAGCGGAAGCACCGGCCCGCCGAAGGGCGTCCTCCACAGCCACGCGCTGTGGCTCGGCCGCGCCGCGGCCGCCTACAACTACTTCGACCAGGGGCTTCACGACGCGACGCTGTGGACGCCGGCCGACTGGGCCTGGGGGGCGGCGCTCGGCGGCACGCTGTTCGCGGCGCTGCATCACGGCTGTACCATCGTCGGCTGGCCGCGCGACGGCTTCGACCCGGACGACGTGTTCGGCCTAATGGCTCGCCACGGCGTCACGAAGGCGTTCATGCCGCCGACGGCGCTGCGGATGCTGATGACCGTCGGCGACCCCACCGAGCGATACGACCTCTCGGTGGAGACGCTCGCGGCGGTCGGCGAACCGCTCACGCCGGAGATTCTCGAATGGGTCGACGAGACGTTCGACGACGTGCCGGTGAACGAGTTCTACGGGCAGACGGAGCTCAACCTCGTCGTCGGCAACAGCTCGAACTGGTTCGAGGCACAGCCCGGCAGCATGGGGAAACCGCTGCCGGGCTACGACGTGGCCGTCGTCGACCAGGAGACCCGCGAGCGACTCCCGACGGGCGAACCCGGCGAACTGGCCGTCCGGCCCGCCGACGAGCGTCTCTTCTTCGACGAGTACTGGGGCTTGCCCGAGAAGACGGCGGCGAAAAAACTCGACGGCGGGTGGTTCCTGACCGACGACATCGTCACACAGGACGGAGAGGGATATCTCTGGTTCGTCTCGCGCGCCGACGACGTCATCCTCACCAGCGGCTATCGGGTCGGCCCCATGGAGGTCGAGAAAGCCATCCTCCAGCACCCGGCCGTCGAGCAGGCGGGCGTCGTCGGCGTCCCCGACGACACCCGTGGCGAAGCCATCAAGGCGTTCGTCCAACCCACGGGAGAGACGACCGACGAGGAGAAACTCCGAGAGGAGATCGAGAAACTGGTCCGCGAGCGCCTCGCGGCGTACGAGTACCCCCGATACATCGAGTTCGCCGACGAGTTGCCGACGACGTCGACGGGGAAGATTCGCCGGCTGGATCTGCGGGAGGGAGACGAGAGATGA